The genomic region CTTCATGCTGAAGAACAGCCTGGCACCCTGAGGTCACATTCCCCAGGATCTCCTTAGTGGGCAATCAAGGGCTTGAAGCTGGCGGGCGCCGGGTGTACTGTGGTCTGGGGAGTGAGGGAATGAGCAGGATAAACCTGGGACTGAAGCTTTCCCTTCATGACGTGCTTCTTATCTTCGTGGTTACCATATGGGGAGCCAACTTCGGGTTTGTGAAGACCGCGCTGAACGAGGTTCAGCCGCTGGCCTTCAACGTATTGAGGCTTCTCATCGGTGTCCCTGCCATGCTCATCACCCTCTTTGTCTTCGAAAAGCGCCTCTGGCTACCAGGGCGGAGGGTCTTCCTGCAGCGGGGGGACATACTGCCCTTCGCTGCGCTCTCCATCTTCCTCATGGGCGACTTCACTCTCTACGTCAAGGGTCTTGCTCTAACCAGTTCAGCCAACGCCTCCATTCTCTACTCCATGGCTCCGGTGACCGTAGCGATCCTCTCTATGTTCCGGGGCGCCAGGTTTAGCCGCGGCTGCGTGCTGGGCCTGGGTTTGGCTCTCGGGGGCGTGCTCCTGGTCATCACTGGGCAAGACGCACCCCTTACCGCCCTGGCAGGGCAACAGACAAGGCTGGGAGACTTGATTGTGCTGGGGGCCGTCCTCTCCTGGGCCTTCTTCAGTCACTTCAGCGTGCACGTGCTGGACCGCTACAGCGCGGTGAGAGTCACCACCTATGCCATGATGGGTGCAGCGGTCACATCTATCGCCTTCTTCCTCCCATCCTTCCTGGGCCAGTCATGGGCGGGTTTGTCCCCCATGGGCTGGGCAGGTGTGTTCTACTCATCCCTGCTCTCCAACACCATGTGCCTGGCCATATGGTACTACGCAATATCCAAGCTGGGGCCAGTCAAGGTGATGACCTTCGAGTACCTGGTGCCGGTAATCGCCCTATTCCTCGCGAGCCTCCTGTGGAAGGAGGCGGTTCTTCCCGCCCAGGTGCTGGGGGCTTCCCTGGTGCTCCTGGGGGTTCGCCTGGTACACAGTTCTTAAGGCCGTACCTGCCGGCAACACTTGCATGGTCCCTCTCTTGACCGTCCTCACAAAGGCCCCCTTGATCTCAAGTCCCTCTTACGCTATGATGTGAGTGACCGGGTAGTCATATGACCGCCAAGTCATAACGTTGGGAGGATCTCCCGTGCCGGCGCAGACCTTCTTCAATCTCCCAGAGAAGAAGAGGAAGAGGATCGAGGACATAGCCCTGAGGGAATTTGCCCATCACCCCTACAGCAGGGCGTCTGTCTCCAGGGTGGCGAGGGAGGCCAGGATAGCAAAGGGCAGCATCTACCAGTACTTCGCCGACAAGAAGGACCTCTACTTCTACCTGGCCAAGCAGGCAGCCCAGGCGAAGATGGATTTCCTGGCTAGCAGGGCCAACCTGGACTGGTCCGACTTCTACGGGAGCTACGCCCGGATGATGCTGGCCGGTGTGGAGTTCCAGATAGCCTGCCCCCTCCAGGTGAGACTGCTGACCCAGACGTTGAGCGGCCCGTTCAGGGACGAGCTCTATGGTGATCTCAGGAATATGGCCGGAGACTACACAGGCCAGCTCATCCAGGAGGCTCAGAAGGCTGGCCAAGTAAGAACCGACTTGCCGGTGGACATGATCGCATTCTTCTTCCACGTCCTCACAATGGAGTTCGGGAACTTCCTGCTGAAGAAGGCCGGGCTCGAGCTGGAGGACCTTCGTCTCAAAAGGAACAGGGATAGGATAATGAAGATGAACCTGCCGCAGATGGTGGAGGGCTTCATGAGTCTTCTGAAGGAGGGCCTGTTACCGCCGGGCAGGCAGTATCCCGGCACCCGGAGGGAGGGTTTGAAGTGATAAGGGTCCAGAGGCTGACCTTTACCTATCCTGGCTCCAAGGTCCCGGCGGTGGATTCCGTGGATTTCGAGATAGAAAGGGGACGGATCTTCGGCTTTCTGGGGCCAAACGGGGCAGGGAAGAGTACCGTGCAGAATATAATGACGAGACTCCTGCCGGTTCAGGGGGGTGCGGTTCTTTACGAGGGCAAGCGGGTGGAGGACCTGGGCAAGGCCTTCTTCAATAGGGTGGGGGTCTCCTTCGAGCACCCCAATCTCTACGAGAGGCTCACAGGCCTGGAGAACCTCCGGTACTACCGGGGCCTGTTCTCCGGCCCCTCCCTGGAGCCGGAACGAGCCCTGGAGATGGTGGGCCTGGAGGGCGCCGGTAACAAGCGGGCCGGGCAGTACTCCAAGGGGATGAAGCAGCGCCTTGTGTTCGCCAGGGCCATCATGAACCGGCCTGACTTCCTCTTCCTTGACGAGCCCACCAGTGGGATGGACCCGGGCACCGCCAGGAACATCAAGGAGATAATCATGGGTCAGAAGGACAGGGGGGCCACGGTGTTCCTCACCACCCACAACATGTTCGTGGCAGAGGAGCTGGCGGACACCGTTGCCTTCTTGAACGAGGGGAGGATCGTTGCCCAGGACTCCCCAAGGAACCTGAAACTGGCCCACGGCCAGAAGGCTGTCAAGGTGGAGTACCAGGTGGATGACAAGGTCAAGGCCGAGACCCTCTTCCTGGACAAGGACGAAGACAGGGCCAGGTTGGGAAAACTGGTTGACTCCGGGGGCGTTGAGACCATGCACTCCCAGGAGGCTAGCCTGGAGCAGATCTTCATCCGCCTCACCGGAAGGGGGCTCTCCTGATGGGGGGCTTCAAGGGGCTGGGTTCCCTTATCCGCCAGGATATGTCGGTGGCGTACCGCAACGGCTTCCTGTGGGTGGCGGTGGGAATGGCCGCCATCTTCATCGCCATCGTGAACTGGGTGATTCCTGAGAAGGTCCAGACCACCGCCGGGGAATACGTGGTGGACAAGACGGAGGGCCGGGTAATAGCGGCATACCTTGAGGGGTTGGGAAGGGGGGACGCGATCCTTCCCTCAGAAGAGCGACTCCTGGAGGTTCTCGAGGGGGACAGCAGGGCACTGGGCCTGGTGTTCACCGGGACCCGGGATGCCCCTGGGGCTGTGGTGTACCTGCAGGGCTACGAGCCTGAGAAGTCAGTGAGGGCGCTGGATGCCGCCGTGGAGAGCCTGTGGAACGAGGCGGCCGGCCTGGGCCGCCCCAGCGTCCACCAGGCGGTCCTCCTAAGGGCGGAGGTTTTAAAGCCCCCCTTCAACAAGAGCCTTGTCCCGGTGCTTCTCGTGACTGAGGTGGTATTCCTGGGCTTCATATTCGCCTCAGTCATGGTGCTCCAGGAGAAGGCCGAGGGCAGCGTCAAGGCCTACCGGGTCAGTCCCTCGGGCACTTGGGCCTACATCCTCTCGAAGACCATAGTCAACGTGGCCCTGTCCAGCTTCTACGGTTTGCTGATCTACTCAGGCACTCTGGGCATTGGCTTAGCCATCATCCCTGTGCTTGCCCTGGTTGTCCTGACCAGCGCCCTGGTGACCATGGCAGGACTGGCCACAAGCGTCTTCTTCAACAGCATCTCCGACTTCATCTACCCGCTGGTGGTCAGCAGCCTGGTCCTGGCGCTCCCGGTGGGGGCCTACCTGTTCCCCTCCTTCAGGCTGCCGGGTTTTGAGGTGATCCCCTCGTACCCGCTTATGTTTGGGATCAGGGAGATCGCCTTCCCCACGGCCAAGAGCGGGTTCTACCTGTCCCTGGTGGCCACCCTGCTCCTGGAGGTCCTGGTGGTCCTGCTCCTGTGCGGCTGGGCCGTGGAGAAAAGGCTCATGAAGGAGGGTCACTGATGCTAAGGAGGATACTCTACCTGCTTAGGAAAGACCTGGCCTACACCAGGGCGGAGAACATTATAATCTATGCTGTCATAGCCCCGATCCTCCTGGCCGCGGCCTTCCGGATCCTCCTTCCCTCCTTCGAGGAAATGGAGGTGACCTTCGCCGTTGACGCATCGGTGCCTGCTGGGGTTGTAGAGGGGTTGGAGGAGTACGGGAGGGTCCAGCGGTATCCCGGCCTGGACCGCCTGAGGCAGCGGGTACTGGAATTCGATGATGTGGCAGGGATACACTACGACGGGGAGGGCTACCGGGTCCTCCTGGAGGGCAATGAGGTATCCTACGTGAAGGGACTGCCCGGGATCATCCTGGACCGCCTCGCCCAGGGCCAACCCCTGGTGAGCGTGGAAAGGGTCAACCTCAACACTGCGACGTCACTCCTCAGGGAGTACGGGACAGCCGGGTTCATCTTCTTCGCCATCGTGGTGGGGGGAATGGCCACCGGCCTGAGCGTGGTGGATGACCGGGAGGCCCGGACCATGCGGGCGCTGGCGGTGAGTCCCCTGGCCACCTGGGAATACCTCATAGCCAAGGCGCTCCTGGGAGGGCTCTTGGCCTTGGTGCTCTCGCTAGTCACAGCGGCCATAATCGCTGGGCCTGGGGTTCTCACCCCTTCTCTCCTGGGTGCGGTCCTTTCCTCGCTGGGGCTTGCGCTCCTCTTCGGCATGGTGATCGGCCTTATCAGCTCTAACCAGCTTACGGCCGTTGCCACCCTTAAGGTGCTGGGCTTCGTGGCTTCCCTAGGGCCGGCGGGGGCCATATTCCTTCCCGCAAGGCTCCAGTGGCTGATGTTCCCGTTTCCCAGCTACTGGTGCTTCGTTTCCTTCCAGAGACTCCTGGTTCACCAGCAGTCTGCTGTCGTATCCAATCTCCTCACCATCCTGGGGAGCTTGGTGCTCCTGGGTCTCCTGGTGCCTGGAATGCGCCGGGTCTTCCGGCTGGGATAGGGGGTGAGCGACGTGCCCTGGTGGGGATGGGTCCTCATCGTAGTGCTGGCCATCATTGTTGCGCCCATCAAGATCCGGATCCTCAAGAAGATGTTTGGCAAGAAAGAACGGGAAGAAGAGTAGTGGTGGGTGGAGGGGTGAGGGAAGCGGCGCACCCTGCGAGACGCACGCCTCCCCATTCGCTTTGCTCCGTCACCCGGTGCCCTCGGGCCCGTGAAGCAGCCAGGCTTAGAAGATTCAAATGGGGGAGACGGTAACAGTGTGCTGGTGGCGAGGCAATACGGATGTTTGCCCTGGCAGGTCGCGAGACGCTTAGAGGAACGCTGTGCCGTGCATCCAGCCTGGTGTTCATGTCGCGTTCCACGGCTCACCCTGGGTTTCCTCGGTTTCCGGGAATTTACGCTGGTAGCGTTCCCGACGCCTTCGCGCGTGGCCTCGACCCGCCACCACGCGAGTGTTCCTGAAGTGTGCAGGGGATTACGGACGTAGTCATAGAAAAAGAGGGTTAACAATAGGAGGGAGGGTGTTTGGCAATGACTGATTATAAGAAACATCATCCCATTGATTCTTCTGTTGTTTCTCGATTTTGCGGTGTACGGTCATTCATGCGTCTTCCCCAGCTTCAGACCACTGAAGATGCAGACTTTGCGATTATTGGCGCACCTGCGGACACCGGTTCTACCTTCCGCACAGGCTCACGATTTGCGCCTGCAGCAATTCGTGAAATGTCAATGATGCTTCGAGCTGCCAGCGTTAACCTGGATATTAATATTTTCCAGTACGTATCTGGCGTGGATTTCGGAGACATCAATGTCAGCCCCTGTAACCTGGCAAGAGCCCATGAGGCTATTGAAGAAGGAATTAAACCTATCTTAGACGGTGGCGCCATTTCCATCTGCCTGGGCGGCGATCATTCCATCACGTTACCGGAGTTACGGGCTGTTGCAAAGGAACATGGCCCAGTTGCGCTGGTTCAGTTTGATGCCCATCTTGATACATACGATATTGAAAACGGTGATACCCTTACTCACGGCACACCATTCAAAATCGCAGTTGACGAAGGATTGATCGACACTACTCACTCTATCCAGATCGGAACCCGCGGGTTATTCGACATGTCTGCAATCAAGACTTCTGAGGACCTAGGATTTCAAGTTATCACAGCGGAACAGGTTCATAAGCTTGGTCTGGATAGGGTGGGTCAGATTATTAATGGGCGTGTTGGCAACAAGAAGGCGTTTTTGACCTTTGACATTGACTTTGTGGATCCTGCCTATGCCCCCGGCACTGGTACCATTGAAGTTGGTGGTTTCACTAGCTATGAATCTCTGTATCTCCTGCGCCAGACCAAAGGCATCAATTATGTGGCGTGCGATGTAGTGGAAGTTATCCCAGCGTTTGACCCCACACAGATTACTGCATATATGGCTGGATGCGTTGTCCATGAGTTTATTGCAATGCTAGCGTGCAGAAAGAAGCGGGAGTTTGAAGCACAGAATTCTTAACACACGATAGTCGAGCAACGGTAAAATAAAGTTGTGTGCTAGCGTGATTGAGTCTATCGCTGTCCAGCCGGCTTACAAGACAGCATAACCGCCGTTGGGCTGAAGAGATGGTACTTGAAGCAGCCCCAGGTAAACCACAGGATCGTATCCTTGACTCAAGACCCAATCCGCATGGGTCCTGATGTCTGCGGTCTTGCCCGCAATGGCAGGTTATGCTCTTGGGCCCGTTGGCAATCGTGGTGATAGTGGCTCTTCAAGGGAGTAGTAGACCCGACCCTGCGCAACGAGGAGATGCATCCATTGAAACACGTCAAACACCTAGAGTGTACGCTATGCGGAAGCACTTGCGAGCCTGTGAGTGGAGGTATCACTTGTCCCCAGTGCGGGGAAAGGGGCATCCTGGAGGTTGTCTACGACTACGACCTCCTGGTCAGGACGGTAAGCAAGGGAGATTTCGCCTCCAAAAGGGACTTCAGCATGTGGAGGTACTCGGCGTTTCTGCCTGTTGAGGAGAAGGAGAAACCGGAAACCCTGGCAGTTGGCTGGACGCCGCTATACCGCTCAGAGGCCCTCGAGGCAAAGACCGGGGTGGGCCGGTTATTCGTCAAGGATGACGGGCAAAACCCGACAGGTTCCTTGAAGGACCGCGCCTCCGCTCTGGCTGTGGTGATGGCAAGTCAATCGGGCGCACAAACCGTTGCCTGCGCTTCAACGGGGAACGCCGCGTCTTCACTGGCAGGCAATGCTGCCCGCGGAGGGATGCGAAGCGTGATCTTCGTGCCTGAACGGACCCCCCGGGGCAAGCTCGCACAGATGCTGATGTACGGCGCCACGGTGGTCAAGGTCAAGGGGTCCTATGAAGAAACATACAGGCTCTCGGCCCAGGCCCTGTCCAGATGGGGATGGTACAACAGGAATGCGGCCGTCAATCCCTACCTGGTGGAAGGTAAGAAGACAGTCAGCATGGAGTGCTGTGAACAGATGGATTGGGAGGTTCCGGATTGGGTGGCTGTCTCTGTTGGTGACGGCTGCACCGTGTACGGGGTATACAAGGGCTTCTTCGACTTGTATAGGGTGGGCCTCATCAACAGGGTTCCTCGAATTCTGGGTATCCAGGCAGAGGGTTGCTGTCCCATCACGAAGGCCTTTGAGAAGGGACTGGAGGTATCTCCCGAGGAGGAGAATACCATGGCAGACAGCATTGCAGTAGGGGTCCCCAGAAACCCCGTCAAGGCCTTGAGGGCCGTAAGGGGTTCAGGTGGAATCATGGTAAGCGTATCTGACGAGGATATCTACAGGGCGGCTTGCATCCTGGCCTGTTCCACAGGGGTGTTTGCAGAGCCGGCTGGAGCCGCCGGGTTGGCAGGGGTCTTTAAGATGACCTCGCTTGGCCATCTTGACATGCGCAGCTCGGTACTGGTCATGATTACGGGTAACGGGCTCAAAGACCCCGATAATGCCATGAGTGCCGCACCTTCTCCAATATCGATTGAGCCCACGATGTCGGAACTTGACCGAACGCTGCCAGAGGATCTTAAGGGAGATTGGAGGAGTTGTGTTGAGAGAGGGTAGAGTGCCGTTTGGTCCGACCTACGACGAAATGCTCAACGCGGAAACCATTGATCAAGCGGTGAGGAGAAAAGCCCTTGTGGCGTTGCAGGAAGATGAAATGGATCCCATCAACCTGTTCAACATCACCTGGAAAGATGCGCACAATGCGGTGAGAAAGGTCGTACTGCCCCAGGAATTTACCGGTGTTGACGCTAACATTGTGGTCTTGCTGGGCAATGGCTTTCCCTCCGGCTCGCATAAGGTGGGACCGGCCTACGCCACCTTGATGGAAGGGTGTGTGGATGGCGATATCGTGCCCGGGGTCCATACCATTCTTGGGCCCTCCACGGGCAATTTTGGCATTGGTGTAGCTTACATATGTTCCCTGATGGGATTTGAGGCGGTCGTCATTATGCCTGACAACATGAGCAAGGAAAGATACGACCGGATCCAGAGGTACGGCGCCAGGCTAGATCTGACGCCTGGAACAGAATCTGACGTCATTCTCACCCTGCAGAGAACCTTCGAGTTAAAAAAGGACCCAAAAAACCGCTCGCTGGCGCAGTTCGAGTTGATGGCAAACTACCGCTTTCACCGTCACGTCACTGGAAACTCCGCGGTTGAGGCTGTGAAGGGTATCGGAAACGGGCGGGTCGCCTGCTTCATATCGGCCCCGGGTTCTGCGGGGACCCTTGCAGCGGGGGATTGCCTGAAGGATGCGTTCCCTGAATGCAGGGTGGTCGCCCTCGAGCCCTACGAGTGTGCAACCCTGTCCACAGGCGGTAGGGGGCAGCATCGTATCGAAGGCATTGGTGACAAGATGTGCACTCTGATCCACAACGTGCTCACCACCGACTTCGTGGCGCTCATCCATGATGACGATTGCGTGAAGGCCTTGAAGATTATTGAGGAGGGCCACCGGATCCTGGTTGGCATGGGTGTGAAAGAAGCCGTCGCGAGAGGGATGAAGGGACTATTTGGTGTGTCTGGTATGTGTAACATCATTGGCGCTATCAAGATGGCCAAGTATTTGCGTCTGGGTGCAGGAGAAAACTTGGTGACGGTAGCCACGGACGGTATGGACAGGTACCACTCCGTTGTAGAGGACCTGGAGAACAGGTACCTTGAGGTCGAGGAGTTCGTGCTGGAGCGATGGGCGCGGGATATCTTCCTGAAGGCCACCGAGGACCATATCTTCGATTTCCGGAGCTCACAGGCCAAGGAGGCGCTCTATGCCCAGAAAGAGAAGGATTGGCTCCCGTTCGGTTATGCCAAGGGATACCTGGATTCCATGCGAAGCCCCGATTTCTGGGAGTCGGAATATGAGAAGGTCAGGCACTATGATGAAAGAATAGAGCGGATGAGGTAGGGGCGCCTGCATTCCCTTCTCGGGTAGTGCTACACGGAGACGAGGCTGCGGGCAATCGGGCCATCCCCGGTTATCCGGGACCTGCTCTCTTTGCTGATCAGGGAATGGCTCGCCAGACCACTGCGGCATCAAAGTCGAGGAGAGCCCGGAAGGCGCCCCTCGCTGCTGTCCGCCCGGCATGGGCATTAGCTTGGGAGTGAAAGTCTCCTGTGGGAGTGGGTGGCGGCAACCCCTAGCCGAGAGCAAGGGTGTCCTTGGCAATGCGGGATCTAAAGGAATCCGGAGGCAAAGTCACGACCGAAGGACACGAACCTCATAGGAGGCGGGGCCGCTTGGATAGGCTGGGAAGCGTGGGCACCGCCCTGTCCGGCACACAGATGATGGTAACGTCTGCGTCCGCACCCAAGAAGCCGGGGACCGGGTCATTGAGAGCGTGACCGCTTTCCTGGAGCAGAAGCTTAAGTTGAGGTTTAGCCGGGAAAAGGGCGCGGTAGACCTGCCTGTACGACGCAGGTTCCTGGCCTTCCGGTTGTTCAAGTATCGTGGTAAGGTGCGGATTGGTCTAGCATCTAAGGCCCTGAGGCAAGTCAGGGTGTGCCTCCCCTTGCTTTCCAGTCTTTACGCATCAACCCATTTCCTACCCGTCCTATCATCTGATCTGATAAGGCAGTGTCGTGCCCTTGATCCAGTACTAGACGCACTGGCAATGCTCAGGGTTACCCCTCTCACAGGCACGACACGTGTAATTACCCGTTGCCATGTGGGATAGCACGTGTTATCCTGTAGGCGACGGGAGGGAGAACTGTCGATGAAGACCTCGTCGTCAAGAGAGAGCATCCGGATTCTGCGGGACGATGGGTGGGTGGAAATCGTCAGGACGGGTCACATAAGCAGTTCAAACACCCAACGAAGGCTCGCAAAGTGACAGTTCCCCATCCGAAGAGAAACCTGAAAACTAAGACCGTAAGAAGCATTTTGAAACAAGCGGGGCTCCTTTAGCGAGGGCCTACTGGAAGGAGGTCTTGCACAATGGTTGATAAGTATATTTATCCTGCCGTTTTCAATCCAGACGAGCGAGGGCCTGAATACGGTTATACGGTCACGTTTCCAGACCTTCCCGGGTGTATCACGGAAGGCGACAGCCTTGAAAATGCCCTGAGCATGGCCCAGGAAGCGCTACAGTTGCATCTGTATGGAATGGAAGAGGATGGTGACGCGATCCCTGCGCCCACCCCACCCGAAAAGGTCACGGCGCCCGAGGGAGGTTTCGTTACACTTGTCCAGGCAATAATGCCACTTATCAGGGAGCGAATGGCTAACAAATCCGTGAACAAGACTCTTACCCTGCCCAAATGGCTCAATGACCTGGCGGAAGAGAAACGCATCAACTTTTCCCACGTGCTCCAGTCGGGTTTGAAAGAGCGCTTGGGAGTACTCGAACCACGGCGACGCTAAGTGACTCTGTGGACTGCGGAACAGTACGTTTCGTGACGAGTTGAACGTCGAAACAGCGCTGAACCGCCCGCTGCGGACCCACATGCCGGGTGGTGGGGGGACGGGGGTTAGCCGCCCCCTCCTACCCGATTGTCACCCGATCTTCACGGAGTGTTCCCCGGCGTATCTTAGAACCCTCTTCAGGATGTTCTCCCCCAGGTTGTGGATGCCGTTGAAGTCCATGTGGGGTACGTAGTATGTCTCCATCAGGTCGTGCATGGCCTTGGCCGCCCCTATGAAGCGGATGGCCCGCTGGAAGAGGTCTTCGAAGACCTCGGCGTTCTCCTGGACTATGCCCTGGTACTTCTCAAGGATCCGCAGGTTGAGACACTCATTCATGTCATGCCGCTCATCTCCGGGTTTCCCCTCATATACGTGGGGCTCTATCGACTTGGTAAGCGCCACCCCTAGCCTGGGTATGACAACGTGCTCAACTCGCTCAGGGTTAAGGGGGCAGTGATACATCTCCACGTCAAGGCCTCTCTCCATGGCGGCCCCAGCCACCTTCCTGAGGAGGGTGGACTTGCCAGTGCCAGGGCGCCCATCGATAACGTATCTCTTGGGGCAGGGGCCGACTATCGTCTCCAGGTAGTTCACAAGCCCGCCTGGGGTTATGGCGCTGGCAAAGAGGTGCCGGTCCCTGCCCACCTGGAGCGCCACGGGCCGGGAGCCCAGCAGTTCATCGATGATCAGGGCAGTCTTGCGGTTGGCCCGCCCGAAGAGCATGGCCTCCAGGTTGCATGCCTCCCAATCATCGTATACCGACTTGGCTGCCTTCAGGAAACGATAGGCCCGCTGGAAGAGGCTAGAGACCTCAAAGCTCAGGTCCAGGATCTCCTTCTTGTGGGCCCTGATGCCGTCCTCGTCCCAGAAGTCCCCCAGGTGGAGTATCTCCCCCACACAGCCGGGGTTCTTGGGGTCTACTATGTGAGGGGCTGTGCCGTCGATGAGCGCCACACCTATGTCCGGTATCACGACCCCGTCCAGTGACTTGTTGTCCGAGGAGCAGTGATGGAACTCGATGTCATAGCCCCTCTGCACCATGGCTTCGCCTATTCGCCGGATCAGGGTAGACTTTCCCACACCCGGCCCGCCCTTGAGGATGAAGATCCGGGTGGCGTCGGGTGTGATGATGTAGTCATAGAAAGAGTAGAAACCCTGGGACGTGTTGCCTCCCGGGAAGACTCGCTTTACGGAACCTGTTCCCCTCATGTAAGCACCCCCTGGCCTCTTGTTTTCTCACACCATATTACTTATCCCCGGGCTTTTCGTGCTTGTCCGGTACCCGGGGAGAGTAGCCTGGCGGCGAAAGTCTTGGCAGGGGTTGTGGCAGGATAACTAGGGGTGGCACACGAAAACATCGGGGAGCCCTGGCAAGCCCTGAGGCCGCGGCACTGTTCATGGCAGGTGGTGATCAGGTGGCACTAAAGAAGGACCAGCAGATCAGCGAGTTCTCACCCTGCGGCATCATCCACTCCCTGAGCCGGACTCCCAGGGGGGAGATCGTCTTGTACGAACCCACGGAGGTCGAGGTGGTTCTGGGAAGGTGCAGTTCCCTCCAGGATGAGGTGGTCCCCGGGACCCTGGAGCGCGGTGTACCGGTGAGCCGGAGGCGTGGGGGTGGCTGCAGCGTGGTGGTGGGCCCAGGGGTGCTGGTGCTGGGCTACACCAGGAAGGGAGCCCCGCCCGCCTGGCCTCTGGACTGGGCAAGGCACATGACGCGCCTTCTATTGTCGGGGCTGGAGGGCCTGGGCGTAACTGGCCTGGCCCTAAGGGACGGGGACATCGCCCTGGGGGATAGGAAGATCCTAGGTTCCTGCCTCTACCTTAGCCAGCGAGAGGCCTTGTACGGTGCTTCGCTGCTGGTCTCACCGGACCTTGGCCTTGTCTCAGAGTTGCTCCTACACCCGCCGCGAGAACCCAAGTACCGGCGGGGGAGGACTCACGGGGAGTTCATCACCAGCCTGCACCAGGAGGGCTTTGGACTGGCCACGGCCAGGATTGCCCGGGGTCTTGAGCCCCTCCTGCGAAGGGAACTTGAGCAGGACTCCTTCTAGGCCCGGGAGGTTTTCCTGAGTTTTTTGCGAAAGAGGGCGGATCAATCATGGAACAGCCAGTCAAAGAGTTCGAGGCCATGGTCTTGAGACTTACGCCCCAGCGGCGGGCCATCCTGGGGGTGCTCCAGGTGAACGCTGGAAAGCACCTCAGCGCCGAGGAGATCCACGATCTGGTGAAGAAGGGTAGCCCCGGGCTTGGGCTGGCCACGGTGTACAGGACTCTGGAACTGCTGGTGGACGCTGCCATTGCCCACCGCCTCGACTTTGGTGACGGCAGGGCACGCTACGAATTGGCCCGGCAGGAGGAGCATCAACACCATCACCTGGTGTGTATCGAGTGCGGGACCATAAGCGAGGTCAATGCGGATTTGCTGCAGCGGCTTGAGGAGATGGTGGAGGCCAAGAACGGTTTTACCGTAACAGACCACCACCTGAAGCTCTACGGCTACTGCCGCAGGTGCCGGGAACAGCGGGAGAAGGCCCGGGGGAAGCCCTGACCCCGCCAAGTCTTGTTCTCTTGCCCCCCGTTTGAAAGAACGAGTCCTGGTGAATACCGTGGCCGTGAACGGTTAAGGGTTCCCGCATCCCCGGTGGACGATATCTTACAGGCGATTCCTATATGCGTGATTCCTAACTACTATTGACTTGAGGAGTCACAGGGGTTATCATATTACTGAGAACCGTTCTCAATAACTCCGGGGAGGGGTTTTCATGAAGCCCTTTAATGAGAATACTTCTCAAACTCTCAAGATAGCGCTGGTAGGAACCCCAAACGTAGGCAAGAGCGTTGTGTTCAACGTCCTCACCGGGAGTCACGCCGCGGTATCGAACTACCCCGGCACAACTGTGGAGGTATCCCGGGGGAGACTGAGGCTGGGGGGGAAGGACCTGCATGTTGTGGATACCCCTGGCATGTACTCCCTGCTGCCTGTGACTGAAGAGGAGAGGGTGGCCCGGAGGCTCCTGCTGTCAGACCCGCCCGACCTCGTGCTTCACGTGGCCGACGCAAAGGACTTGGCCAGGGGGCTTCCCCTGACGCTCCAGCTA from Bacillota bacterium harbors:
- a CDS encoding transcriptional repressor: MEQPVKEFEAMVLRLTPQRRAILGVLQVNAGKHLSAEEIHDLVKKGSPGLGLATVYRTLELLVDAAIAHRLDFGDGRARYELARQEEHQHHHLVCIECGTISEVNADLLQRLEEMVEAKNGFTVTDHHLKLYGYCRRCREQREKARGKP
- a CDS encoding pyridoxal-phosphate dependent enzyme, which encodes MREGRVPFGPTYDEMLNAETIDQAVRRKALVALQEDEMDPINLFNITWKDAHNAVRKVVLPQEFTGVDANIVVLLGNGFPSGSHKVGPAYATLMEGCVDGDIVPGVHTILGPSTGNFGIGVAYICSLMGFEAVVIMPDNMSKERYDRIQRYGARLDLTPGTESDVILTLQRTFELKKDPKNRSLAQFELMANYRFHRHVTGNSAVEAVKGIGNGRVACFISAPGSAGTLAAGDCLKDAFPECRVVALEPYECATLSTGGRGQHRIEGIGDKMCTLIHNVLTTDFVALIHDDDCVKALKIIEEGHRILVGMGVKEAVARGMKGLFGVSGMCNIIGAIKMAKYLRLGAGENLVTVATDGMDRYHSVVEDLENRYLEVEEFVLERWARDIFLKATEDHIFDFRSSQAKEALYAQKEKDWLPFGYAKGYLDSMRSPDFWESEYEKVRHYDERIERMR
- a CDS encoding FeoB small GTPase domain-containing protein, producing the protein MKPFNENTSQTLKIALVGTPNVGKSVVFNVLTGSHAAVSNYPGTTVEVSRGRLRLGGKDLHVVDTPGMYSLLPVTEEERVARRLLLSDPPDLVLHVADAKDLARGLPLTLQLMEAGFKVLLVANMEDEAREMGLAIDGARLEDLLGVPVVLTSAVRDGGLDVLRRRLREWVGGMTQTWKQR
- a CDS encoding PRK06851 family protein, giving the protein MRGTGSVKRVFPGGNTSQGFYSFYDYIITPDATRIFILKGGPGVGKSTLIRRIGEAMVQRGYDIEFHHCSSDNKSLDGVVIPDIGVALIDGTAPHIVDPKNPGCVGEILHLGDFWDEDGIRAHKKEILDLSFEVSSLFQRAYRFLKAAKSVYDDWEACNLEAMLFGRANRKTALIIDELLGSRPVALQVGRDRHLFASAITPGGLVNYLETIVGPCPKRYVIDGRPGTGKSTLLRKVAGAAMERGLDVEMYHCPLNPERVEHVVIPRLGVALTKSIEPHVYEGKPGDERHDMNECLNLRILEKYQGIVQENAEVFEDLFQRAIRFIGAAKAMHDLMETYYVPHMDFNGIHNLGENILKRVLRYAGEHSVKIG
- a CDS encoding type II toxin-antitoxin system HicB family antitoxin — protein: MVDKYIYPAVFNPDERGPEYGYTVTFPDLPGCITEGDSLENALSMAQEALQLHLYGMEEDGDAIPAPTPPEKVTAPEGGFVTLVQAIMPLIRERMANKSVNKTLTLPKWLNDLAEEKRINFSHVLQSGLKERLGVLEPRRR